One Leptospira kirschneri serovar Cynopteri str. 3522 CT DNA segment encodes these proteins:
- the ccsA gene encoding cytochrome c biogenesis protein CcsA: protein MKIRIAHPFWDWVLSGVFLIGFPIVVLFSLNYPNVILQQGTAHRIFYFHVPVAWVALYGPIFSLIFAVLYLIRKESKWDLLSLSANQIALLFAVGVIFSGRIWAASAWGVPWDKTDARLQSFTVLFISLIAYFVFRILITDASKKKVFSAFLSILCAVNAVITWGAIRWIDNPGNHPESIMGKGGMDSDIRLSFWLGVLAYHVLFLVLFRFVYRLCKIEDLRENLPEREA from the coding sequence ATGAAAATCAGAATCGCCCATCCTTTTTGGGATTGGGTTTTATCCGGAGTTTTTTTAATCGGTTTTCCGATCGTAGTTTTATTCTCGCTGAATTATCCGAATGTGATTTTACAACAAGGAACCGCTCACCGGATCTTTTACTTTCACGTTCCGGTCGCATGGGTCGCTCTTTATGGTCCTATCTTTTCACTGATTTTTGCGGTTCTTTATCTGATTCGTAAGGAATCTAAATGGGATCTACTTTCTCTTTCTGCAAACCAAATCGCTCTTTTATTTGCCGTAGGAGTTATTTTTTCGGGTAGGATTTGGGCCGCAAGTGCCTGGGGAGTTCCTTGGGACAAAACGGACGCTCGTCTTCAGTCCTTTACGGTTTTATTTATTAGTTTAATTGCATATTTTGTTTTTAGAATATTAATCACGGACGCTTCCAAAAAAAAGGTTTTTTCGGCTTTTTTAAGTATTTTATGCGCGGTGAACGCGGTAATTACCTGGGGGGCGATTCGTTGGATAGACAATCCTGGAAATCATCCAGAATCGATTATGGGCAAGGGTGGAATGGATTCCGACATTCGTCTGAGTTTTTGGCTGGGGGTTCTTGCCTATCACGTTCTGTTTTTAGTTTTATTTCGTTTTGTTTATCGTTTGTGTAAGATCGAAGATCTGAGAGAAAATCTGCCGGAAAGGGAAGCGTAA
- a CDS encoding PP2C family protein-serine/threonine phosphatase, which translates to MSSTPNYSSHTVLAVDDSEINLKLIVHTLQPFGFQIFTAESAADARNVLLTNRVDVLLLDVSMPDQDGFSFCRELREIERFKLLPILFITGINREVGFDEAISHGGDDFIQKPFQPKELIAKIRAFIRIKILQDELLEQKKNYERELIMARKVQQELLPEKELEWNGVSLSTIFQPLMQIGGDYTDAWIEDDSLHIFIADCSGHGPSAALLAAMLKMQVSSLSPDQSLQEKVRTLRHNLEKILPDEFSITFFYGILHKDLSFEYSNGGHPSPMLYQNGEVSILPGMGPLIIPIEINVKEEFKFVQLEKGSYMLLYTDGATEISDKSMNILGEDKLKKIFQESVSTGGDILVSMMESILAHSDRGTNDDDIAMMVLKL; encoded by the coding sequence TTGTCCTCAACTCCGAATTACAGTAGTCATACGGTCTTAGCGGTGGACGATTCCGAAATCAATTTGAAGTTGATCGTTCATACACTCCAACCTTTTGGTTTTCAGATTTTTACCGCGGAGTCCGCTGCAGACGCGCGTAACGTTCTTCTTACCAATCGTGTAGACGTTCTTTTGTTGGACGTAAGTATGCCTGATCAAGACGGTTTTTCGTTTTGTAGAGAACTGAGAGAAATAGAAAGATTTAAACTTCTTCCTATTCTGTTTATTACAGGAATTAATCGCGAAGTTGGTTTTGACGAAGCGATTTCTCACGGAGGTGACGATTTCATTCAGAAACCGTTTCAACCTAAAGAATTGATCGCAAAGATACGGGCTTTTATTCGGATTAAAATTCTTCAGGACGAACTTTTAGAACAGAAAAAAAATTACGAAAGAGAATTGATCATGGCCAGAAAGGTTCAACAGGAACTTCTTCCTGAAAAAGAACTGGAATGGAACGGAGTTAGTTTGAGTACGATCTTTCAACCTTTGATGCAGATCGGTGGAGATTATACGGACGCTTGGATCGAAGATGATTCTCTTCATATTTTTATTGCGGATTGTTCCGGCCATGGTCCTTCTGCGGCCTTACTTGCTGCGATGCTTAAGATGCAGGTTTCTAGTCTTTCTCCGGATCAAAGTTTGCAAGAAAAGGTTCGGACTCTTCGTCATAATTTAGAAAAAATTCTTCCGGATGAATTTTCAATTACGTTCTTTTATGGAATTTTACATAAAGATTTGAGTTTCGAATATTCGAACGGTGGTCATCCTTCTCCTATGCTCTACCAAAACGGAGAGGTTTCGATTCTTCCCGGAATGGGTCCTTTGATCATTCCGATTGAAATCAACGTTAAGGAAGAATTTAAATTCGTTCAACTTGAGAAAGGCTCTTATATGCTTCTTTACACGGACGGTGCGACTGAAATTAGCGATAAGAGTATGAACATTCTCGGAGAAGATAAACTAAAGAAAATATTTCAAGAATCCGTTTCTACGGGTGGAGATATTTTGGTTTCTATGATGGAATCGATTCTTGCACATTCGGACAGAGGTACAAACGACGACGATATTGCTATGATGGTGTTGAAATTATGA
- a CDS encoding phosphoribosylaminoimidazolesuccinocarboxamide synthase, translating to MNPSYRGKVRDIYDLGDKLILSSSDRISAFDVVFPQLVPDKGKVLNRISVSWFEFFKDVPNHILETDVKYFPIPFQNHPDLEDRSVLVKKCKRIDYECVVRGYIAGSGWKEYKNAGTLAGIKLPSGLKESQKLPEPVFTPAVKNDQGHDENISEKEMENRIGKELFDILKEKSISIFLRASEVVDKAGIILCDTKFEFGILDGRVILIDELLTPDSSRYWSTDTYSVGISPPSLDKQILRNYLETTSWNKMPPAPNLPAELIQELREKYQKIEDLVLSCTSQKSK from the coding sequence ATGAATCCTTCTTACAGAGGGAAGGTCAGGGATATTTACGATCTAGGAGATAAATTGATTCTTTCTTCTTCGGATCGTATTTCAGCGTTTGACGTTGTGTTTCCGCAACTGGTTCCGGACAAAGGAAAAGTTTTAAACCGGATTTCTGTTTCTTGGTTTGAATTTTTTAAAGACGTTCCTAATCATATTTTAGAAACGGACGTGAAATATTTTCCGATTCCGTTTCAAAATCATCCTGATTTAGAAGACAGATCGGTTCTTGTAAAGAAGTGTAAACGAATCGACTACGAGTGCGTTGTGCGTGGTTATATTGCGGGTTCTGGTTGGAAAGAATATAAAAATGCCGGAACTCTTGCTGGAATCAAACTTCCGTCCGGTCTTAAAGAATCTCAAAAACTTCCAGAACCTGTTTTTACTCCTGCAGTTAAAAATGATCAGGGACACGACGAGAATATTTCGGAAAAAGAGATGGAGAATCGAATCGGTAAAGAACTGTTCGATATACTGAAAGAAAAATCGATTTCCATTTTCTTACGCGCTTCTGAAGTGGTAGATAAGGCGGGAATCATTCTTTGTGATACCAAATTTGAGTTTGGAATTTTGGACGGTCGGGTGATTCTGATCGACGAGCTTTTGACTCCGGATTCTTCCCGATATTGGTCTACGGATACATATTCCGTTGGAATTTCTCCTCCTAGTTTGGATAAACAGATTCTTAGAAATTATCTGGAAACTACGAGCTGGAACAAGATGCCTCCCGCGCCTAATCTCCCGGCGGAACTTATCCAAGAGTTGAGAGAAAAATACCAGAAGATAGAGGACCTCGTTCTTTCATGTACATCGCAAAAATCCAAGTAG
- the purS gene encoding phosphoribosylformylglycinamidine synthase subunit PurS translates to MYIAKIQVVLKESVLDPQGSTVKKVLSEVGEKSVQDVRVGKYIELKIDAPSEEAARKDVERLCDKILVNHIIETYSANIQKI, encoded by the coding sequence ATGTACATCGCAAAAATCCAAGTAGTTCTCAAAGAATCCGTTTTAGATCCGCAAGGAAGTACGGTTAAAAAAGTTCTTTCTGAAGTCGGAGAAAAATCGGTTCAGGACGTGAGAGTTGGTAAATACATTGAACTCAAAATAGACGCTCCGAGCGAAGAAGCCGCTAGAAAGGACGTAGAAAGACTTTGTGATAAGATTTTAGTCAATCATATTATAGAAACATATTCTGCGAATATTCAAAAAATATGA
- the purQ gene encoding phosphoribosylformylglycinamidine synthase subunit PurQ: protein MKVAVITFPGSNCDSDIYRVLKDQYNAEVDRIWHRDGLDKKYELVILPGGFSYGDYLRSGAMAGFSPVMKSVKEHVDKGGKLFGICNGFQILTEAEYLPGALIRNKTLKYICKTVILKKGSAGNSVTASMDVRKELKIPIAHADGCYYATSDVLKQLEDEDRILFRYSGENPNGSLDSIAGITSKNFKIIGMMPHPERAMNPITGEMDGKIVLDLILGA, encoded by the coding sequence ATGAAAGTAGCGGTAATCACTTTTCCGGGTTCTAATTGTGATTCGGATATTTATCGAGTTTTAAAAGATCAATATAACGCCGAAGTGGATCGGATTTGGCATAGAGATGGGCTCGACAAAAAGTACGAACTTGTAATATTGCCTGGCGGTTTTTCTTACGGGGATTATCTTCGTTCCGGTGCGATGGCTGGTTTTTCTCCGGTGATGAAATCCGTTAAGGAACACGTGGATAAGGGCGGAAAACTTTTCGGGATCTGTAACGGGTTTCAGATTTTAACCGAAGCGGAATATCTTCCGGGCGCACTGATAAGAAATAAAACTCTCAAATATATCTGTAAAACGGTGATTTTAAAAAAAGGTTCCGCCGGAAATTCTGTGACGGCTTCTATGGATGTTCGTAAGGAATTGAAAATTCCGATTGCTCACGCGGATGGTTGTTATTACGCTACTTCAGACGTTCTTAAGCAGCTTGAGGATGAGGATAGAATTTTATTCCGTTATTCTGGGGAGAATCCAAACGGTTCTCTGGATTCGATTGCTGGGATTACTTCTAAAAATTTCAAAATTATAGGGATGATGCCTCACCCGGAAAGAGCGATGAATCCAATTACCGGTGAAATGGACGGTAAAATAGTTCTGGATTTGATCTTGGGGGCTTGA
- a CDS encoding cytochrome-c peroxidase — protein sequence MNRIFLVTFLILSSLLILSCKDEKKEVVRKEDPIKKVETASYPFPPDNSPTPERILLGKTLFFDPIVSGSNWISCASCHNPGLAWTDGLKTAVGHNMKVLGKNTPTILNGAYGNKMFWDGRADSLEEQALGPITSPDEMNQNMEELILELKNIPEYKNLFSKAYPNEEISAATIGKAIASFERTILATESAFDRWKKGNKTAISESAQRGFTLFNGKANCSSCHQGEQFSDNGFHNIGLKNAVKEVGRFKIVPVKSMKGAFKTPGLRDVALTGPYMHDGSYTTLEEVIEHYDRGGDEKNNLDPNMLALKLTDQEKTDLVEFMKSLNGKRALIAVPVFPR from the coding sequence TTGAATCGAATTTTTCTGGTCACGTTTTTAATTCTCAGCTCACTTTTGATTTTATCTTGCAAAGACGAAAAAAAAGAAGTCGTTCGTAAAGAAGATCCAATAAAAAAAGTAGAAACGGCCTCCTATCCTTTTCCTCCAGATAATTCTCCGACTCCGGAGAGAATTCTACTCGGAAAAACGCTGTTTTTCGATCCGATCGTATCTGGCTCTAATTGGATCAGTTGCGCCTCTTGTCATAATCCCGGACTTGCTTGGACGGACGGACTTAAAACGGCGGTCGGACATAATATGAAGGTTTTAGGAAAAAATACTCCTACGATTCTTAACGGCGCATATGGAAATAAAATGTTCTGGGATGGAAGGGCGGATAGTTTGGAAGAACAGGCTTTGGGACCGATCACTTCTCCGGATGAAATGAACCAGAATATGGAAGAACTTATATTAGAATTAAAGAATATTCCAGAATATAAAAATCTATTTTCCAAGGCGTATCCAAACGAAGAAATTAGCGCGGCGACGATTGGAAAGGCGATTGCCAGTTTTGAAAGAACGATCCTTGCTACGGAGTCGGCTTTTGATCGTTGGAAAAAAGGAAATAAAACCGCGATTTCAGAATCCGCACAAAGAGGTTTTACCCTATTTAACGGAAAAGCAAATTGTTCTTCTTGTCATCAAGGAGAACAATTTTCAGATAATGGATTTCATAACATAGGTTTAAAAAATGCAGTTAAAGAAGTCGGAAGATTTAAAATCGTGCCGGTAAAATCCATGAAAGGCGCTTTTAAAACTCCCGGCTTGCGAGACGTTGCCTTAACGGGGCCGTATATGCACGACGGAAGTTATACAACACTGGAGGAAGTGATCGAACATTACGATCGAGGTGGAGATGAAAAAAATAATTTGGATCCGAATATGCTCGCGCTTAAACTTACGGATCAAGAAAAAACGGATCTTGTAGAGTTTATGAAATCCTTAAATGGTAAAAGGGCTTTGATTGCGGTTCCTGTGTTTCCAAGATAG
- a CDS encoding methylamine utilization protein, whose translation MFIRFLAVFISLVFWGGNVSAAEHEVGQKNKGFTVESLKIKVGDVVSFPNYDTFYHNVYSLSPAKIFDLGSYSQGKTQKVKFEKSGKITVQCAIHPEMKMTIDVQ comes from the coding sequence ATGTTTATTCGGTTTTTAGCGGTTTTTATTTCTTTGGTTTTTTGGGGCGGAAATGTTTCGGCTGCAGAACACGAAGTTGGTCAAAAGAATAAAGGTTTTACTGTAGAATCTTTAAAGATCAAAGTTGGAGACGTGGTAAGTTTTCCAAATTACGATACTTTCTATCATAACGTATATTCTTTGTCGCCCGCGAAAATTTTTGATTTAGGTTCCTATTCTCAAGGGAAAACACAAAAGGTAAAGTTCGAAAAATCGGGTAAGATCACGGTGCAATGTGCGATACATCCAGAAATGAAAATGACTATAGACGTACAATAA
- a CDS encoding c-type cytochrome: MKEYSKFIILFLVSASLFSLTALDTMEKSAVRGSIVFRTYCVLCHGEAADGKGRLATGKVPPPANLTITKLTDAQKEEIIKKGGGGVNRSPFMPPWKDELSEEQIKDVISYINFLSKSK, translated from the coding sequence ATGAAAGAATATTCTAAATTTATAATTCTTTTTCTTGTTTCGGCGTCTTTGTTTTCTTTGACGGCTCTGGATACAATGGAAAAATCGGCGGTTCGGGGAAGTATCGTGTTTAGAACTTATTGTGTTCTTTGTCACGGAGAGGCCGCTGACGGAAAAGGACGACTTGCGACTGGAAAAGTTCCTCCTCCTGCAAATCTTACGATTACTAAATTGACTGACGCACAAAAAGAGGAAATCATCAAAAAAGGTGGGGGTGGAGTAAATCGTTCTCCGTTTATGCCTCCTTGGAAGGATGAATTGTCAGAAGAACAAATTAAGGACGTGATTTCCTATATCAATTTCCTTTCGAAATCGAAATGA
- a CDS encoding methyl-accepting chemotaxis protein, whose translation MNLLANIRIKTRLRLSFGAIIGVFILSSALIVYNTFVYRKTIRSMIENSQPKFQLMNLTLEKLILAELTISSKVSTIDSLLSEEEYEKIKTLLEEIKKSNVTFREFPLEENELENLKILEDGIKNFAQYAETIHILGKDNRRQEAQILYVRGVNPLSASLRKTVKTLIEFEASNSRKNEDAAESQLTFSLYMICVLSLLSLVAGILFSRSIIRSVMFPLRKAIHFASEIQNGNLNNRIQIDRLDEMGELLEFLKKMEVSLREIIVEARISVENSEKASKEFYKVSKEFISTSETQANDSQKVADHIDHLSTLVEANTSVILTSAEHLRNLEKEIQKNLSSLINVTESLNSLALQARESSDTALKGQEKVDGIQKSFLEVKRTVQKINESLVKIGDISTRTNMLALNAAIEAARAGDHGRGFSVVADEISQLAEHTMKNTREITDLIEFTRSSIESGDGEMNQFSDFFTIIQENASNMARFSMRLLEDMRTQEAGLNVCSRKMYEIASNITDLEHSSLENKSAYSSIKQSIQDLSQGANLISSGSQEISSGAKRIDEQSGKVKRLMEKFSI comes from the coding sequence GTGAATTTACTCGCTAATATCAGGATTAAAACAAGATTACGTCTCAGTTTCGGCGCTATTATAGGAGTGTTTATTCTTTCTTCGGCTCTGATCGTCTACAATACTTTTGTGTATCGTAAAACGATTCGATCAATGATAGAAAATTCTCAACCTAAGTTCCAACTAATGAATTTGACTTTGGAAAAGTTGATTCTTGCTGAATTGACGATTTCGTCCAAAGTATCCACGATTGACTCTCTTCTTTCCGAAGAGGAATACGAAAAGATTAAAACTCTTTTAGAAGAGATAAAAAAGAGTAACGTTACATTTCGGGAATTTCCTTTGGAAGAGAACGAGCTTGAAAATCTAAAAATTCTCGAAGACGGTATCAAAAATTTTGCTCAATACGCGGAAACGATTCATATATTAGGTAAAGATAATAGACGACAAGAAGCTCAGATTCTTTACGTTCGTGGAGTGAATCCACTGAGTGCTTCTCTTCGTAAGACGGTCAAAACCTTAATCGAGTTTGAAGCGTCTAATTCCCGTAAAAACGAAGACGCGGCAGAATCTCAACTTACCTTTTCTTTGTATATGATATGCGTTCTTTCCCTTCTTTCTTTGGTGGCGGGTATTTTATTTTCCAGATCCATCATACGATCTGTAATGTTTCCTTTAAGAAAGGCGATTCATTTCGCGTCCGAAATACAAAATGGAAATTTGAACAATCGGATTCAGATTGATCGTTTGGATGAGATGGGAGAACTTTTGGAATTCTTAAAGAAAATGGAAGTTTCACTTCGTGAAATCATTGTAGAAGCGAGGATTTCTGTCGAAAACTCTGAAAAAGCTAGTAAAGAATTTTATAAAGTTTCGAAAGAATTTATTTCCACTTCGGAAACTCAGGCAAATGATTCTCAAAAAGTGGCCGATCATATAGATCATTTGAGTACTTTAGTAGAAGCGAATACTTCCGTTATTCTTACTTCTGCGGAACACCTTAGAAATTTGGAAAAGGAAATTCAAAAAAATCTTTCTTCGTTGATCAACGTTACGGAATCTTTGAACTCTTTGGCTTTGCAAGCGAGGGAATCTTCCGATACTGCGTTAAAAGGACAAGAGAAAGTGGATGGGATTCAAAAATCTTTTTTGGAAGTCAAAAGAACCGTTCAAAAGATCAACGAATCTCTTGTTAAGATTGGAGATATTTCCACTCGTACAAATATGCTTGCTCTCAACGCCGCGATCGAGGCGGCAAGAGCTGGAGATCATGGAAGAGGTTTTTCGGTTGTTGCGGATGAAATTTCACAACTGGCTGAGCATACAATGAAAAATACTAGAGAGATTACGGATCTGATCGAATTTACAAGATCTAGTATCGAATCCGGAGACGGAGAAATGAATCAGTTCTCCGATTTTTTTACGATTATCCAAGAAAACGCGTCTAATATGGCCCGTTTTAGTATGCGTTTATTGGAAGATATGAGGACTCAAGAAGCTGGTTTAAATGTTTGTTCTCGTAAGATGTACGAAATCGCTTCGAATATTACGGATTTGGAACATTCTTCTTTAGAAAATAAAAGCGCATACAGTTCTATCAAACAGTCGATTCAGGATCTTTCTCAGGGAGCAAATTTAATTTCTTCCGGTTCTCAAGAAATCAGTTCTGGCGCAAAACGGATCGATGAACAATCCGGTAAAGTAAAACGTCTGATGGAGAAATTTTCGATTTAA
- a CDS encoding WD40/YVTN/BNR-like repeat-containing protein, with amino-acid sequence MMAWCMSPADAPPNLITANEIKIFPSGSIIAIYQSQEFYESSSKSDVTLVWSEDGRSFSNRTPTYVVSGQYNFHYFIKSESEIYAVNHNRVNYKTLNGGQNWTPMKYESTALGIFDLGPQNTGNYHWIRFLNSQNGIRIGTKEDTNFKNIPFLDRTINGGESWERSALPQDVKILDLLYNSMQEILYMNYGPIYSNSVIYYSNDTGNSFHSTGPSVSYNSRFHFLDSLNGWINSSSLVHTVDGGNVWTTIPNNLIGGAFQKIKFLNPTLGYAFYGPTQSYKLYKTVDGGTNWVLVPLSFAPEGMDGTFDAGAGKIVIAYQQKLYESTDEFVTFHVMDPGLKKTTTSYSNAVGNPACILYSF; translated from the coding sequence ATGATGGCTTGGTGTATGTCGCCAGCGGATGCTCCACCTAACCTAATCACTGCGAACGAAATAAAAATTTTTCCTTCTGGTTCTATTATAGCCATCTATCAAAGTCAGGAATTTTATGAATCGAGTTCTAAATCGGACGTAACTCTTGTATGGAGCGAAGACGGAAGAAGTTTTTCGAATCGAACTCCCACTTACGTCGTTTCTGGCCAATATAACTTCCATTATTTTATAAAATCGGAATCGGAAATTTATGCAGTAAATCATAATAGAGTAAATTATAAAACTTTAAACGGAGGACAAAATTGGACTCCGATGAAATACGAGTCAACTGCTCTTGGAATTTTTGATTTAGGGCCTCAGAATACAGGTAATTATCATTGGATTCGTTTTTTAAATAGTCAAAACGGAATTAGAATCGGCACAAAGGAAGATACAAACTTTAAAAATATTCCTTTTTTAGATCGTACTATAAACGGAGGAGAATCTTGGGAACGTTCTGCACTACCTCAAGACGTTAAAATTCTGGATTTGTTATATAACTCCATGCAAGAAATTTTATATATGAATTATGGACCAATTTATTCCAATTCAGTTATTTATTATTCCAACGATACGGGAAATTCTTTTCATTCTACCGGTCCTTCAGTTAGTTACAATAGTAGATTCCATTTTTTAGATTCACTCAACGGTTGGATAAATTCAAGTTCTCTTGTGCACACCGTAGACGGTGGAAACGTTTGGACTACCATTCCCAATAATTTAATTGGAGGAGCTTTTCAAAAGATAAAATTTTTAAATCCAACACTCGGATACGCGTTTTACGGACCTACCCAATCTTACAAACTTTATAAAACCGTGGACGGAGGAACCAATTGGGTTTTAGTTCCTTTGTCTTTTGCACCTGAAGGGATGGACGGGACTTTCGACGCTGGCGCAGGTAAGATCGTAATCGCCTATCAACAAAAGTTATATGAATCCACGGACGAATTTGTTACCTTCCACGTTATGGATCCGGGTCTTAAAAAAACAACAACTTCCTATTCGAACGCAGTCGGTAATCCTGCTTGTATATTGTATTCTTTTTAA
- a CDS encoding MAPEG family protein has protein sequence MNPAIVALLGFIFWTLFLGLCVVSIRSFKVLTGSNKSNEFPAGIKHGSEFYWRLNRAHINCIENLPIFGILVLIGVFAGVLDDRFELATQIILGARIFQTLSHLSSGSVLAVNARFTGFMIQYGCFLYLLWHILHSTQII, from the coding sequence ATGAATCCTGCAATTGTAGCGTTATTAGGTTTTATATTTTGGACTCTTTTTCTCGGATTGTGTGTGGTAAGTATTCGATCATTTAAGGTGCTTACCGGTTCAAACAAATCGAACGAGTTTCCCGCTGGAATTAAACACGGAAGCGAATTTTATTGGAGGCTCAACCGGGCTCATATCAATTGTATCGAGAATCTTCCCATTTTCGGAATTTTAGTTTTGATCGGAGTTTTTGCAGGAGTTTTAGACGATCGTTTTGAACTCGCGACTCAGATCATTTTAGGAGCGAGAATTTTTCAGACTCTTTCGCATCTAAGTTCTGGTTCCGTGCTTGCGGTGAATGCACGTTTTACAGGTTTTATGATTCAATACGGATGTTTTCTATATCTTCTTTGGCATATTCTGCATAGTACTCAAATCATCTAA
- a CDS encoding phosphate signaling complex PhoU family protein, producing MFFKFDFLRKNLYSMAELCLEQVLLLDDALEQDDGELARKLIDRDDLIDNLEKQNDNLSQNAILEAVANRNSMGMDLVDGEVVLKRDPLRFALSAIRITRNLERMGDQIVNCAKCFRRGLIPKRFFCDEEILNRLLSRVITIVGMAVESLVEEKNRFYGSVHTVEEEINNLCQSAFLKFVMDSRLDKNQFADVYRLILCLERTADYAVNIAEELVRLNTGMDIRHVSDPVQAIAKTAS from the coding sequence ATGTTTTTCAAATTCGACTTCCTTCGTAAAAATTTATATAGCATGGCTGAACTATGTCTTGAACAAGTGCTTCTGTTAGACGATGCTTTGGAACAGGACGACGGAGAACTTGCAAGAAAGCTAATTGACCGGGATGACCTGATCGATAATCTCGAAAAACAAAACGACAATCTTTCTCAGAACGCTATTTTAGAAGCCGTAGCCAATCGTAATTCTATGGGAATGGATTTGGTAGACGGAGAAGTGGTTTTAAAAAGAGATCCTCTTCGATTTGCGCTCTCCGCGATTCGAATCACTAGAAACTTAGAAAGAATGGGAGATCAGATCGTAAACTGCGCAAAATGTTTTCGAAGAGGTCTAATTCCGAAAAGATTTTTCTGTGACGAAGAAATTCTTAATCGATTATTGTCCAGGGTGATCACGATTGTAGGTATGGCCGTTGAATCTTTGGTAGAGGAGAAAAATAGATTTTACGGAAGTGTTCATACGGTGGAAGAAGAGATCAATAATTTATGTCAATCCGCTTTTTTAAAGTTTGTTATGGATTCTAGACTGGATAAAAACCAATTTGCGGATGTATACAGATTGATTCTTTGTTTGGAAAGGACCGCCGACTATGCCGTGAACATTGCGGAAGAATTGGTTCGTTTAAATACTGGAATGGACATTAGACACGTTTCTGATCCGGTTCAGGCGATTGCAAAAACTGCAAGTTGA